A region from the Benincasa hispida cultivar B227 chromosome 12, ASM972705v1, whole genome shotgun sequence genome encodes:
- the LOC120067388 gene encoding uncharacterized protein LOC120067388 yields the protein MQISDSNSEEDITFVKDKPLTRVDRRKIFHNVLNVPIDGISFHSEDNVQKWKYVVQRRIVDEKVLSDQTKFCLETMDLFQHVGLLKTVHIRGTCFTISSTIINAYLGCVDSPPLGKPYPSTMNLVAELRSGTQSEWPLSGQLSSSTFSVMYAILFQIGIANWCPSIHGSGLSPSPTILLYQIGTLSTFDFGEFLYITSIFDMITPLLSSYLSVYCTFSLGSHVPDIVLNINPPKASNIPFPEDLQWQICEGDLFLV from the exons ATGCAGATCTCTGACTCTAATAGTGAAGAAGACATTACCTTTGTCAAAGACAAGCCTCTCACAAGAGTTGATCGTCGTAAAATTTTTCATAATGTTCTTAATGTTCCCATTGATGGGATATCCTTTCATAGTGAGGACAATGTTCAGAAATGGAAGTATGTGGTGCAGCGACGTATTGTTGATGAGAAGGTTTTATCTGACCAGACCAAGTTCTGTTTGGAAACTATGGACCTTTTTCAGCATGTTGGACTTCTCAAGACT GTCCATATAAGAGGCACATGTTTCACCATTTCTTCTACTATTATTAATGCTTATCTTGGATGTGTTGATTCCCCTCCTCTTGGTAAACCTTATCCCTCCACTATGAATCTTGTTGCTGAGCTTAGAAGTGGTACTCAGTCTGAGTGGCCTCTATCTGGCCAATTGTCTTCCTCTACTTTCAGTGTGATGTATGCtattttgtttcaaattggCATTGCTAATTGGTGCCCTTCGATTCATGGGTCCGGTCTATCTCCTTCTCCGACCATTCTTCTGTATCAGATTGGAACTTTGTCTACTTTTGATTTTGGTGAGTTTTTGTATATAACCAGCATCTTCGACATGATAACTCCTTTGCTATCAAGTTACCTATCTGTTTACTGCACTTTTTCACTG GGTTCTCATGTTCCTGACATCGTGCTTAACATCAACCCTCCCAAGGCTTCGAACATTCCTTTTCCTGAGGATTTACAG TGGCAAATTTGCGAGGGTGATCTTTTCCTTGTTTGA
- the LOC120068305 gene encoding expansin-A7-like, whose amino-acid sequence MASSSGFNIFLVALVLAIFTRSTLAVFQPSPWKLAHATFYGDETASETMGGACGYGNLFTNGYGTDTVALSSTLFNNGYACGTCFQIKCVQSKACYANVPFTTVTATNLCPPNWSQNSNAGGWCNPPRVHFDMAKPAFMKIAWWKAGIVPVQYRRVPCVKKGGVRFSLQGNGYWLLVYVMNVGGGGDVYSMAVKGSKTGWITMSHNWGASYQAFASLGGQSLSFRITSYTTRETLTLWNVLPSNWQVGLTYNSNLNFR is encoded by the exons ATGGCTTCTTCTTCAGGCTTCAACATCTTCTTGGTGGCATTGGTTTTGGCCATCTTCACCAGATCAACGCTCGCTGTGTTCCAACCGAGCCCGTGGAAGCTCGCTCATGCTACCTTTTATGGCGACGAAACTGCCTCCGAGACCATGG GTGGAGCTTGTGGGTATGGCAACTTGTTTACGAACGGCTATGGAACTGATACAGTGGCGTTGAGTTCGACACTGTTCAACAATGGCTACGCTTGTGGGACTTGCTTTCAAATCAAATGCGTGCAGTCGAAGGCGTGCTACGCGAATGTGCCATTCACGACTGTGACGGCGACTAACCTGTGCCCACCAAATTGGTCACAGAACTCGAACGCCGGTGGCTGGTGCAACCCACCAAGAGTTCACTTCGACATGGCCAAGCCTGCCTTCATGAAGATCGCTTGGTGGAAGGCCGGAATTGTGCCCGTTCAGTACCGCAG GGTTCCATGTGTGAAGAAAGGAGGAGTTCGATTTAGCTTGCAAGGAAATGGATATTGGTTATTGGTGTATGTGATGAACGTAGGAGGAGGAGGTGATGTCTATTCAATGGCAGTGAAAGGAAGCAAAACAGGATGGATAACAATGAGCCATAATTGGGGAGCTTCATATCAAGCTTTTGCTTCATTGGGTGGCCAATCCCTCTCCTTTAGAATCACTTCTTACACAACAAGAGAAACCCTTACTTTATGGAATGTCCTTCCTTCAAATTGGCAAGTTGGGTTGACTTACAATTCTAATCTCAACTTCCGTTGa